The Sagittula stellata E-37 sequence GGGGCAGCTTCTCGGGTATGCCGATGGCACGATCTACGAAATCGATCCAACGTCGGGTGCGCTGACCGACCTCGGCGCAACTTTCATGGAAGATGCTATGATCGGAGAAGGCGCTGTGGCCTTCGATTTCAACAACCAGATCGACGCGGTCCGTGCCGTGGGCGCCGACGGATCGAATCTCGTGTATTTCCCCGATGGCTTTGGCGACAACGACGAGCGCGCAAACTCGGTCCGCCGTTTCACCGATGCCTTCTACGTCGAGGGCGACATGTCGGCCGGCGCCGAGCCCCAGATCTTCGCCAATGCCTACACCAATGCCATTTCCGGCGAGACGGCCGGATCGACCGCCCAATACGCCATCGACGCGCGGGCCAACGCGCTTGTGACCCTGGCCAACAATGCAGGCGAGCTTGCCAGCGTCGGCTACCTGACGCTGGACGGCGAAACGGTCGACGTGACCGACTGGGGCGGCTTTGACATCGTCTCGCCCGAGGAAGGCACCGACATGGCCTATGCGCTCCTGCAGATCGATGGCGAGGATATGGCCGGGCTCTATTCCGTCGATCTTGAAACCGGCGCGCTGACCGAACTCGCTGAGCTCGGCATGGGCGGCTTCAGCGGCTTCGCCGTATCGCAGGGGATGTAATCTCCGGGCCGACGCTGGCCTCTCCAGGACGCGCCGTGCCACTTCAAGGCCCCCGGTTCTTTCGGCCGGGG is a genomic window containing:
- a CDS encoding DUF4394 domain-containing protein; this translates as MFFKTTLPVAALSLAFGSAALAQDHAGMMGYALAEDGGTLVTMADIAQPGEVETYALETTLRAIAYRPVTGQLLGYADGTIYEIDPTSGALTDLGATFMEDAMIGEGAVAFDFNNQIDAVRAVGADGSNLVYFPDGFGDNDERANSVRRFTDAFYVEGDMSAGAEPQIFANAYTNAISGETAGSTAQYAIDARANALVTLANNAGELASVGYLTLDGETVDVTDWGGFDIVSPEEGTDMAYALLQIDGEDMAGLYSVDLETGALTELAELGMGGFSGFAVSQGM